From a region of the Syntrophorhabdaceae bacterium genome:
- a CDS encoding RNA polymerase factor sigma-32, producing MTDERFSEESRNSNIPKEDSNLPVTFDPLKTYLSEISKYPVMAREEEYEISVLMFENQDQDAAQALVTANLRLVVKIALEYYSTYLNLLDLIQEGNIGILRAVKKYNPYKGTKFSSYASFWIRAYILKYIMDSWSMVKVGTTQGQRKLFFNLKKESSRLEALGISPDSSVIAISLEVKEKEVEEMKQRIACGDLSLETPSHDEGDDTIMDTLRSDDDILEIVSRKEETEMLSIKIVAFRKTLNYRAVFILDHRIITEDPKTLQQIGTIFNISRERVRQVENNLRKSLKEYFTAPLLGVTS from the coding sequence ATGACCGACGAAAGATTTTCCGAAGAAAGCCGAAACTCGAACATACCCAAAGAAGACAGCAATTTGCCTGTCACCTTCGACCCCTTAAAAACTTATCTTTCAGAGATTTCGAAATATCCGGTGATGGCGAGGGAAGAAGAGTATGAGATTTCCGTGCTCATGTTCGAGAATCAGGACCAGGATGCAGCCCAGGCACTCGTCACGGCGAATCTCAGGCTTGTGGTGAAAATTGCACTGGAATATTATTCCACTTATCTTAATCTCCTCGACCTCATTCAGGAAGGGAACATAGGAATCCTTCGTGCGGTGAAGAAATATAACCCATATAAAGGCACAAAATTTTCAAGTTATGCATCCTTTTGGATCAGGGCCTACATATTGAAATATATCATGGATTCATGGAGCATGGTCAAGGTAGGCACGACCCAAGGCCAAAGGAAGCTTTTTTTTAACCTGAAAAAGGAATCGAGTAGGCTCGAGGCCCTCGGCATATCTCCCGATTCAAGCGTGATCGCCATTTCCCTCGAGGTGAAGGAAAAAGAGGTGGAAGAGATGAAACAAAGAATCGCCTGTGGCGATCTTTCCCTTGAGACGCCTTCTCATGACGAAGGCGATGACACCATTATGGATACATTGAGAAGCGATGATGATATCCTGGAAATAGTGAGCCGGAAAGAGGAGACAGAGATGCTCTCAATCAAAATCGTCGCCTTTAGGAAGACCTTGAACTACAGGGCGGTTTTCATTCTTGATCACCGTATTATTACGGAGGACCCCAAGACTCTCCAGCAGATCGGCACTATCTTCAACATCTCCCGGGAGCGGGTGCGGCAGGTGGAAAATAATCTCCGCAAGAGTTTGAAAGAATATTTCACCGCCCCCCTCCTGGGTGTAACCTCTTGA